The sequence TCTGCGTTTTCACAGGGCACTTAACACACTTGGTTACACAAAACATAAACCTTTTGACAATGAGGTATATGAGACAGATCGGAACAATGATGGGGGTAGAACAATTTGCAATCCAGACCTGAAAGTAGCCCTGAGCCCAGGAGGGAACCAGCTGAAAATatcagacaatttagttcctaaCCAGTTAGTGGCACTTGTCATGAAACTGGAATGTCCCTTGGGGCACTTGTCAAGTTTGAAAAGtttggttgtttctaattttacctgttgggtatttatccaagtgCAGCAAGATATGTGAGCTGTAGCACAAAATCCTCCTTGGGCTGCAGGCAGATAATTTAAGGGGACTGTTGTCAGCTGGGGACCAGAAAGTCCTTTGTTGAGCTGTGCTGGCTCCAGTGGCTGACTCGCTGTTGACTGTTGCTGCTTAGATTTTTCATCGTTACATCTACTCGAGCAATGACAAGCCCAGTCCATGAACCAACAACCATACGGAAATGGGTATCACTCCATAATCATCTCAAATTCTACCTGCCCTTGTCTTGGAATGATCAAGATTCAGCTACATCTAAGAGTTCAAAGGAAGGCAAATGATGGAAATCACAACCTATAACCAAAAAGAATAGTCTTACATGCTTTTACATGTTTTCTACTGgtggcatttaaaaattgtgtaactGGGTTTATTTGCTATATACATAAATTAGTGTTGGAATTAGAAAAAAGTACCAGTTACATCCACAGAAGTACCAGAATCACAGTCCGATCTACAAAGAGCCACAATCACCTATTTCCAATGCAAAGAGATGTTTGTGAGATCTGTAAAGGTTAGCAAGCTAGAATCCTCATGAACATCATACTCATGTGTAGTGAGTTGCACCGATCATGGAAGCAGCTCCCTGTCATAAGGGTGAAGACCCGATACCCCGGAATTTCTCAGCATTCACCTGAGGGTTAACATGGCTTCACCTAAATATTCCCCCATTATAAGGGACATTATAAATGTTCCACCCTTTTCAACGCATCATCGTACTTTCAGAGGTGAAAAGGGGACAGTTTAATTTCACTACCACTTTTGCTCATGCTCATGAATCTGATATAGTTGTTACAGTGTCTGGGCTAAGGTAGGTGCTctaaaaaatgcaattaattgAATTTCTTGGTTGCAGAATATTCCTGGTATTGTGCAATAAGCCTGTCTTCCAGAAACCCGTCTCTTGCTGAAATATATTTCAGGACCAATGAATGAGAAGTTAAGACCAACTGCCAGTGAACTCAGTTCCCTAATTGTCAGAAAAGACTTGGATCTTCtctcttaaattaaaattagtgAGTAGGACCAGGCCTCATTCTTTTCAGGTATTCTCTAAAGCACCTACTAAAATGTTGGGCAAAGATACATGCTCAAGGACATAATCAGGGATGGGGGCAGGAACTGAGTCAAGGGTGAACATGGTGAAGCCTTCTTTCACCCATCACTCAAAAGTCAGTCACGAGCATGAACCTTTGATGTTGACACTGAAGAGATGCTTGTCCCCTCTCACTGCCTAAAGGAGTAGAGGCCACTTGggcctttttatttccttctcttagtCATCAATTTTTACTTTACCATGTTGCTCTGTATCACCTCAATTGAAATACAGATCCTTTCCACTTAAAAATGTGGCCAGATATGCATAGAGAGGTGACAAATCCTTTCAGCATTAGAAGCAAGATAAAAGGAACATAAAATACTGTAATGCAGGGGCTAATGAGGAGCTCAGCTCCTGGCAGgtgaatgcaggatatggtgaggttgAACAGGACcgacggagccatggatgggggatcataccactatatcctcGCTGGCAGCCAGTCGAAACAAAGGAAGTAGTATCCACAAGATCCACAACATCGGTGCTTGCTAACGTACCCACAGCAGATATATAACATACAGAACAATAGTGGCTGAcagccaactggttacagctgatgccCAACTAGTTACATGAATGTTTACATGGGTGGGTACATAACTGAGTCACCACCTTTCCATGTAAGGCCAAGAGCCTGAAACCTGCTCCCTGGGACTCCATCTCAACACATATTCCATGAACGAGTGGCATTTTGTCCAACCAGGACACACAAGTGTGTCTTCACTGATGAGTCAGAAACAAGGTCATATGGACACTCTACCAAAATAGCTCCTTGTACAAGGGGATCATGAGGCTATAATTTCTCCTTAATAACCAGCTACTGTTTCCCCACTGGGTTGTGGGGAAAATACTGCAATGTCCATTTCAATGGCAGAGAGGGGACTGGGCTGAATAGGACTGTCTCCTGCCCTGGTGGATTTAccgaggtgtttttttttttataaaaacaataaggggccggcccggtggctcaggcagttagagctccatgctcctaactccgaaggctgccggttcaattcccacatggaccagtgggctctcaaccacaaggttgccagttcaatttctcgagtcccacaagggatggtgggctctgccccctgcaactaagattaaacacagcaccttgagctgagctgccgctgagctccccgatggctcagttggttggagtgcgtcctctcaaccacaaagttttcggttcaactcccacaagggatggtgggctgtgccccctgcaactagcaacagcaactggacctggagctgagctgtgccctccacaactaagactgaaaggacaacaacttgacttgggggaaaaaaaagtcctggaagtacacactgttcccccaataaaagtcctgtactccttccccaataataataaaaaaataataaaaacaaacaaaaaaaacgacaATAAATGTAGGGAGAGTTGAGAAATTGCTAACAGGAATAACTATGGATCATCACTTACCAAAGGTAGAGACAGGCATCGGAGGACAAATCCAGCACTCAGCCAGGTCCCCTACACAGGGTGAGGTTTTGAGAGTCtcatagcataatgtttttatgtcAGGGTTTCCCATTTACATgggttaaaacaacaaaaaccataaaGAACGGCATAGTCAAGAGGCTAATGACATGGAGTGGTCAAAATATACAATCTAAACACAGAGAAGGTGACTGGAGTGGTGCCAGCTCATTAACATCCCTGACATAGCCAGGAATGTAATTATTATGACAACTATGAAATAAACATAAGGACTATGTAGACCAGCAGTCGTCTTTCCTGGGTGGTCCCAGACCTTGGGACAAGCCACCTTCTTCAGATGTTGTCTGCTCCAGATAACTTTAATTTGAGGTGTGGGAAATTCAACCACGAGTCAGGTGCAGGTGAGGGAACCTTTCTTTAAACAAGAAACGTGACTCCGAGTCAATACATGGTAACTGCAGCACAGGGATTAGTAATCAACACCTGGGACGGTGCTTCCCAGTGATGCTGGAGGGATCTTTGTGGAGATGTCTCTTCCAATAGACCATGTCTCCAGGTTGTAGGTCGTGACCAGCAATGTCTTCATGTCCCGGAAGTACACTTGTGAAAAGATCGCTCTGTGAGCTTTGAGTTAATTTCAAAAGGTTTTATAAGTTGTCGACAAGAAATCAGAATGTCGGGGCttggccggtggctcaggtagtgCACTGTACCCTAATGCTGAAGTcactagttcgattcccacatgggccagtgagctgcgccctctacagctaagattgtgaacagctctccctgaaggtgggctgccgtgagcagccagagcgGCATGAGCTGCtgcgggctaccgtgtgctgccaggagtggctgcTGGCCAGCCGGCaaaagctgctgtgagcagccgaccaatgACCAGCAACCGACTGCATCAGCTAAGTGGAGCGCAAGGCTcaaaataccagcatgggccagggagctgtgtcctacaccactagactgagaaacaacttggaccggagtggggtggggggaggcagaaggagggaaaaaataaactattccTCCAGAAAGGGATAGCTTAACAAATCTTCtcactaaatataaaacataatattgcAATTATACAACAGCATTGagaatgtatttacatttatataaaaacaatgtagagaataatgtttaataaaaatgcacTTTTCCAAccatatataaaagaataaaatgggtAATCACATCAAAATTGAATGTAAAAATATGGGTTTATGACTTAGATAGCAGTTacctataaaagaaaatttatacacACTGCCAAATATATTcataagtttctttttctttttttaaacgtttattggggtgacagttggtagtaaagttacatagatttcaggtgcacagttcTGTACTCCATCACCTACATACCACATTCTGTGCTCACCGCCCAGTCAGCTctgtttccatcaccacatatttgatccccttaccctccagtaaccactactgtctgtgtctatgagttttatttcgtttgtcttgttcttttgttgttttcagttttatataccacatagcagtgaaatcatatggttcttggctttttacaaaagtttatttcaatCATGGAAGTATCCACAACCAAGTGATACAGTCAGTCCAGCCTCTCCACAGTGCAACCTGGATAGGAAGTTTCCTGCACTTTGCTGCAGCATTAAATGTGTCTGGGTACAGGCTGCAAAAAGATCTACCGATAAAGGAACAAGATGTTTCCTACAGAAAGCACGTAATGAGGAGAAACactggagatggggtggggggcaggggtgacAGGATGACAGAGATCTGTAAGTGTGACACCATGAAGAACTGGCCTGATGGATACTAACATGCTACCAGAAAATGGAAGGATCTGAGCGAACCTGAAAGAGAATCCACAATGGGTGAGCTTGTGGAAAAGTCTGAGGAATCTGCTGCCCCAGGGGAACTAACATCAAAAGTGTATTTGGTTTCAAATGTTCCAGTCTGGCAGAGTCAGAAGAATGCCGTAACTCAGGCCCACTGGGTTCCCATGCATCTCTGTCTCCTGATGGTTAACAACTGAGAATCACAGCTTCTTCGCTTCAGCTTCCAACCTCATGCATCTTCCTCTTCTCATGCCTCACAAGGATAATCACAAAGACTCTGGGATAAAACTTCCAACTTCACCCATGCAGACAGCACAATTCAGTGAAACAATTTGGATACAAGATTTCATCGCATGCCACAAAATCCCTAATTGTAACTCGATGTATCACATACAATTCCCAGCCAGTGACAAACACAGATGTGATATccactggaaacaaacaaacatggaatTGACATCTTTCAATAAGAAACACAGAAGAGAGAGGTAGATATCTAGTCAGAAAATTCCAGTATGTACAGCAGTGCaccaaaagtaaaatttcaaCAATTTAGGTCTCTAGTATGATCATTTAGGAAGGTCATAATAACAGTCATAAAAGTTTTCGTGTAAAATTATATCAAacctaatattaaaaacaaaacaaaacaaaaaaacaacaaaaaaagtattaCCAATGGGTTGAAAAGACACAATACAAATGACAAGTTTTATATAATTGTACAATTACTTAAAATCTgagataataaaatatgtgtactAGAGATGAAGGGAACATAGAGGAATATTTGTTATCTAAAGTGTGCCTATCAAAACGAACTAGAAATTAGTATCTGACATCACTACTGACACATTGCACAAAAATGAGGCATTACAAAACTGAAACCATTATTTGTAACATGTAGATGTCTGTCCCGCTGTTTTCAGGTACCACCTATGTGAAATGCTACATCTGGAAAATTTACCACATTCTTTATATTCATGGGTATCTCTCTGTTGTCTGTTCAGATTGACATGGTTTTAAGGGAGACTGAAAGGTTTCCCACAGTTCTTGTGTTCAGACATATGCCCCGGTATGTGTCCTTTCATGAGTGTGCAAGTTGTGGaatattgaaagcttttcctccttGCTGACAATCACAGGTCTCTCTCCATGGTGTGTTCTTGCATGTTTTTGACGGGAGAAACAATGACTGAAGGATATCCCACATTTCCTACATTGATAAGGTTTCTCCTCATTGTGCATTCTCACATGTACATAAAGGGAAGACTGACAACTTAAAGCTATCTCACACTGCCAACATTTTCTCCCCACTGTGTGTTCCTCACATGTTCTTTAAGGGAGTAGTGAAAACTGAAAGCTTGGCCACATTGCTGACATTCATAGTTTCGCCCTACTGTACATTCCCACATATCTATATCGGGATGAAGGCCCACTGAAGGCTTTCTGACATTGCTGACATTTTTAGGGCTTCTTTCCAGTGTGCTTGCTCACATGTACTTTAGTGTGCATTCTCATGTGTACTTTATGGGAGGACATaaaactgaaggctttcccacattgctgacattcatagggtttctcccccaTGTGTGTTCTAGAATGTATTTTCAGGCTTAATTGCTgactaaaggctttcccacactgtTTACATCCaaagggtttctcccctgtgtgtgtTCTTGAATGTGATACAAGGCTGCATCGCTGagtgaaggctttcccacactgcTCACATTCAAAGGGTTTGTCCCCAGTATGTATTCTCGAATGTGCTATAAGGGTGGATCGCTtactgaaagctttcccacacTTGTCACAGTCATatggtttctccccagtgtgtgtTCTTGAATGTGACTTAAGGGCAGATTGGTgtctgaaggctttcccacagtaCTCACATATATAGGGGTCCTTCCTATTGTGAGTTCTCACATGCTTACAAAGGCTGGATTGCATACTGAATGcctttccacattccttacattcatggGGATTCACCCCACAGTGCGTGCTCACATGGCTTTGAAAGGAACATGAAaggctgaaggctttcccacactccttacattcgtagggtttctccccagtgtgcgTTCTCACATGCACCTTAAGATAGTAGACACTAGTGAAGGCTTCTCCACACCCCTTACATTTATAAGGTTTCTCCCCAGTATGTGTTCTCACATGTTCTTGCAGGATTGTGGAAATCCTGAATCCTTTCCCACACTCTTTACACACATACGGTTTCTCTCCTGTATGGATTCTAACATGTGCGCGCAGGACTGAAGGAAACCTAAAGGCTTTTCCACAGTGGTCACATTCATAGCGTTTGTCTCCAGTGTGTATCCTCATATGTGCTTGAAGGGAGGAGGAACAACTGAAAGCTTTTACACATTTGCCACACtggaaaaaaactgttttatcACTCAGGTTGATTATGGATTTCTTAGATGCTGTCTCACTATCATGACTTGTACAGGGTTTCTCCATAAAGTCTGTTTCCACATGAGAGCTTAGGCACGAGACACACCTGCCAACTTGCCCACGTTCCTCACACAGGTGAGGTGTGCATCCAGTTTGACACCTTTCCTGATTCTGaagaaaagaacattccaggagGACTTTTCCACACTTAGTGCATTCACAGGGTTTAACTCCACCTGGGCATCTCTCACCCACAGGAAGTGATGTAACCTCATTCAGGGTGTGTCCACATTGGTCACCTTCATTAGTTTCACAGAGACTCCCAGGCAAAGGACTTCTGTTCAAAACATTAAACAGACAATTAGGGATCAATAATCATAAGTGATTTCTTtattaatgactaatgatgtaaATGTTTACTTTGActacatatttaccattttcaaTGAAAGGGTATACTTCTGGAGGGTCTGAATTGTTACATGGTGTAAAAAGCTTAATGCTCGGGCCAAGGGCTGAAATGGGGCCATAAATTTCAGTGCTTCTTACATCTGGGGTTTCCTCATTATTGTTTGCATTGAGTTCTATGGAGACTCTCAATGACTAAATCATAGTTTTGAAAATGTTGTGCTATTAAAATTCTGTGGGTACTCAACTGTTTGGGAAGAtttacaaactttttaaatttttaaaattaatttagcacTATGCAGATATTCCGTTTCAACCCGAGTACAGTCACTCACCTAAAAGGGGTCTCCTGGGTTAGGTGCCGATCTCCATTGTTATTGATCAACTGGTTTTCTCCAATAAGTGACTGAGAACTAATTCTTGTAAATCTCAATGTTTTCTCTTCACTGAGTATATTATTGTTCAAAATATTCTGCTGAGAACGTGACTCATTGGTTCTAACTTGACTGCAATAATCTGCAACATTTGGGAGGAAAACTTAATTTCATGTAAACGAAGTGTTGGGAATAAGAAAAGatcatttgtgtattttcatatattgatataaaatacaaacaaatgtaGGAATGAACCAATATGTGAGGAAATAAGAACACTGACTACCTCAGCGATTTGGGACTGTGGCAGAAACAGGTAAAATAAGTCAAAATAGCAACCTGCATTTTAGGAACTACGTCAAAAGAGATGGAGACAGAagttcaaataaatattattggtaTCACAGAATGCAAAGTAGGAAAGAAATGGGTAAAATGAATGTGTGCAGGTGCTCTCTTTAGAAGAGGACCCACAGAAATTCTTTCCAAGTGTTTTAGGATGGATGACAAGTCCAACAAGAAAGTCAGGGACATGAC comes from Rhinolophus ferrumequinum isolate MPI-CBG mRhiFer1 chromosome 18, mRhiFer1_v1.p, whole genome shotgun sequence and encodes:
- the LOC117038165 gene encoding zinc finger protein OZF-like, with product MDTVVFVDVAVNFTREEKALLDGAQRELYREVMQETCRNLASVDYCSQVRTNESRSQQNILNNNILSEEKTLRFTRISSQSLIGENQLINNNGDRHLTQETPFRSPLPGSLCETNEGDQCGHTLNEVTSLPVGERCPGGVKPCECTKCGKVLLECSFLQNQERCQTGCTPHLCEERGQVGRCVSCLSSHVETDFMEKPCTSHDSETASKKSIINLSDKTVFFQCGKCVKAFSCSSSLQAHMRIHTGDKRYECDHCGKAFRFPSVLRAHVRIHTGEKPYVCKECGKGFRISTILQEHVRTHTGEKPYKCKGCGEAFTSVYYLKVHVRTHTGEKPYECKECGKAFSLSCSFQSHVSTHCGVNPHECKECGKAFSMQSSLCKHVRTHNRKDPYICEYCGKAFRHQSALKSHSRTHTGEKPYDCDKCGKAFSKRSTLIAHSRIHTGDKPFECEQCGKAFTQRCSLVSHSRTHTGEKPFGCKQCGKAFSQQLSLKIHSRTHMGEKPYECQQCGKAFSFMSSHKVHMRMHTKVHVSKHTGKKP